One Mycobacterium marseillense DNA window includes the following coding sequences:
- a CDS encoding nuclear transport factor 2 family protein, which translates to MTTSEIATVLAWHDALNAADIETLASLSSDDIEMGDAHGAAQGHEALRTWAASHRPATELGRMYVHDGVVAVELKPGSPGEPGTATDGALTFRVVHDHVTSVFRHDSLASALAATELTESDAID; encoded by the coding sequence ATGACCACATCGGAGATCGCCACCGTTCTGGCATGGCACGACGCCCTCAACGCCGCCGACATCGAGACCTTGGCGTCCCTGTCCAGCGACGATATCGAGATGGGCGATGCGCACGGGGCCGCCCAGGGCCACGAGGCGCTGCGCACGTGGGCGGCCTCGCACCGCCCGGCCACGGAGCTCGGCCGGATGTATGTGCACGACGGCGTCGTGGCCGTCGAACTGAAACCCGGCAGCCCCGGCGAGCCGGGGACCGCCACCGACGGTGCGCTGACGTTCCGGGTGGTCCACGACCACGTCACCTCCGTGTTCCGGCACGACAGCCTGGCGTCGGCGCTGGCGGCCACCGAGCTCACCGAATCCGACGCCATCGACTAG
- a CDS encoding maleylpyruvate isomerase family mycothiol-dependent enzyme, which yields MDYAGAFLDENRAFAELFDGADESTPVPTCPEWTLRHLFRHVGRGDRWAAQIVRDRLESYLDPRTVEGGKPPPDPADAISWLHGGAQRLVDAVELTGVETPVWTFLGPRPANWWIRRRLHEVAVHRADAAIALGGDFSLEPEIAADGITEWLERLAIQAGTEGSPLPLEEGTTLHLHATDPGLGEAGEWTAAVEQGRVTWSHEHGKGSVALRGGATELLLAILRRRPIADTGVQLFGDDAVWQRWLDRTPL from the coding sequence GTGGACTATGCCGGCGCATTCCTCGACGAGAACCGAGCTTTCGCGGAGCTGTTCGACGGCGCCGACGAATCCACACCGGTGCCCACCTGCCCGGAGTGGACGCTACGGCACCTGTTCCGCCACGTCGGGCGCGGCGACCGCTGGGCGGCCCAGATCGTGCGCGACCGACTCGAGAGCTACCTCGACCCCCGCACGGTGGAAGGCGGCAAGCCGCCGCCCGACCCCGCCGACGCGATCTCCTGGCTCCACGGCGGCGCTCAGCGCCTCGTCGACGCCGTGGAACTGACGGGAGTCGAAACTCCGGTCTGGACGTTCCTCGGGCCGCGTCCGGCGAACTGGTGGATCCGGCGGCGACTGCACGAGGTGGCCGTGCATCGGGCCGACGCCGCGATCGCGCTGGGCGGCGATTTCAGTCTCGAACCCGAGATCGCGGCCGACGGAATCACCGAATGGCTGGAGCGCCTCGCGATCCAGGCGGGAACCGAGGGGTCGCCGCTGCCGCTCGAGGAAGGGACCACGCTGCACCTGCACGCCACCGACCCCGGCCTCGGCGAAGCCGGGGAGTGGACGGCCGCCGTCGAGCAGGGACGGGTCACGTGGTCACACGAGCACGGCAAGGGCAGCGTGGCACTGCGCGGCGGCGCCACCGAGCTGCTGCTGGCGATCCTGCGCCGGCGCCCGATCGCCGACACGGGCGTCCAACTGTTCGGGGACGACGCCGTGTGGCAGCGCTGGTTGGACCGTACGCCTCTCTAG
- a CDS encoding YibE/F family protein, translated as MTHSHSHSMPPGPSGVDPLPARIVVGLLVAIGVAVAVGAILLWPSRQRVDIPMPLQSASGGAVSTQAGHVVSSGLGDCGSPSVSQVLTGPPQPAAPGAGRCVLTQVAIDSGPNAGATTLLESSPGPSQPKFAVGDRIRVVRQVDDQGATSYAFYDFERGWALVGLAIAFAVVIVAVARWRGLLALVGIVVAFVVLVLFLLPALRDGAPAVPVALVASAAILYAVIYLAHGVSLRTSAALLGTLSALLLAAGLSWAAIQLAHLTGLSDEQNTTVSAYLGNVSIGGLLLAGFIIGSLGVLNDVTVTQSSTVFELARLGGSRRAIFVGAIRVGRDHIASTVYTLVLAYAGSSLPLLLLFSVANRSLTDVLTGESVAIEIARSAVGGMALALSVPLTTGIAAVLAKPSETGSAPTDSANRSHTRT; from the coding sequence GTGACGCACTCCCACTCGCACAGCATGCCGCCGGGCCCGTCCGGCGTTGATCCATTGCCCGCCAGGATCGTCGTCGGGCTGCTCGTCGCGATCGGCGTGGCGGTGGCCGTCGGCGCGATCCTGTTGTGGCCCAGTCGGCAGCGCGTCGACATTCCGATGCCGCTGCAGAGCGCGTCCGGCGGCGCGGTGAGCACGCAGGCCGGGCACGTGGTGTCCAGCGGGTTGGGCGACTGCGGCAGTCCGTCGGTCAGTCAGGTCCTCACCGGCCCGCCGCAGCCCGCCGCGCCGGGAGCCGGGCGCTGCGTGTTGACCCAGGTCGCCATCGATTCCGGCCCGAACGCGGGCGCCACCACCCTGCTCGAGTCCTCCCCCGGACCCAGTCAGCCGAAATTCGCGGTGGGCGACCGTATTCGGGTCGTGCGGCAGGTCGACGATCAGGGCGCCACCAGCTACGCGTTCTACGACTTCGAACGGGGTTGGGCGCTGGTCGGTTTGGCGATCGCGTTCGCGGTGGTGATCGTGGCCGTGGCGCGCTGGCGCGGGTTGCTCGCGCTGGTGGGCATCGTCGTCGCGTTCGTGGTGCTGGTGCTGTTTCTGCTGCCGGCCCTGCGGGACGGTGCGCCCGCGGTCCCGGTGGCTCTGGTGGCGTCGGCGGCGATCCTCTACGCGGTCATCTACCTGGCACACGGGGTCAGTCTGCGGACCAGCGCCGCATTGCTGGGCACCCTGTCGGCACTGCTGTTGGCCGCCGGATTGTCATGGGCAGCAATACAACTGGCGCATCTCACCGGTCTGTCAGACGAGCAGAACACCACCGTCAGCGCGTACCTGGGCAACGTGTCGATCGGCGGCCTGCTGCTGGCCGGGTTCATCATCGGGTCGCTGGGTGTGCTCAACGATGTGACGGTGACCCAATCCTCGACGGTCTTCGAGCTCGCGCGGCTCGGGGGTTCGCGGCGGGCGATCTTCGTGGGGGCCATCCGGGTGGGACGCGATCACATCGCCAGCACCGTTTACACACTGGTGCTGGCCTACGCCGGGAGTTCGCTGCCGCTGCTGTTGCTGTTCAGCGTCGCCAACCGCTCGTTGACGGACGTGCTGACCGGCGAGAGCGTGGCGATCGAGATCGCCCGCTCGGCGGTGGGCGGGATGGCGCTGGCGCTGTCGGTGCCGCTGACGACGGGGATCGCCGCGGTGCTGGCCAAGCCTAGTGAAACCGGCTCCGCTCCAACAGATTCAGCAAATAGGAGCCATACCCGGACTTGA
- a CDS encoding pyridoxal phosphate-dependent aminotransferase has translation MDSDGTIGDVTTHQLPHQLPPHPSAHHRQQRSFAQSSKLQDVLYEIRGPVHQQAARLEAEGHRILKLNIGNPAPFGFEAPDVIMRDMIQALPYAQGYSDSQGILPARRAVVTRYELVDGFPRFDVDDVYLGNGVSELITMTLQALLDNGDEVLIPSPDYPLWTASTSLAGGTPVHYLCDETQGWQPDLADMEAKITDRTKALVVINPNNPTGAVYTSEVLTQIVELARKHELLLLADEIYDKILYGDAKHINLASLAPDMLCLTFNGLSKAYRVAGYRAGWLAITGPKDHAGSFIEGINLLANMRLCPNVPAQHAIQVALGGYQSIDDLVLPGGRLLEQRDIAWTKLNEIPGVSCVKPDGALYAFPRLDPEVYDIDDDEQLVLDLLLQEKILVTQGTGFNWPAPDHLRIVTLPWARDLAAAIERLGNFLVGYRQ, from the coding sequence GTGGACAGTGATGGCACCATTGGTGATGTGACCACCCACCAGCTGCCTCATCAGCTGCCACCGCACCCGTCGGCCCATCACCGGCAGCAGCGTAGTTTCGCGCAGTCGTCGAAGCTCCAGGACGTCCTGTACGAGATCCGCGGCCCGGTACATCAGCAGGCCGCGCGGCTGGAGGCCGAGGGTCATCGCATCCTCAAGCTGAACATCGGCAACCCGGCGCCGTTCGGTTTCGAGGCGCCCGACGTCATCATGCGCGACATGATCCAGGCCCTCCCCTACGCGCAGGGCTACTCCGACTCGCAGGGCATCCTCCCGGCCCGCCGGGCGGTGGTCACCCGCTACGAATTGGTCGACGGTTTCCCCCGCTTCGACGTCGACGACGTCTACCTGGGCAACGGGGTGTCCGAGCTGATCACGATGACGCTGCAGGCCCTGCTCGACAACGGCGACGAGGTGCTGATCCCGTCGCCCGACTATCCGCTGTGGACGGCGTCGACGTCGCTGGCGGGCGGCACCCCGGTGCACTACCTGTGCGACGAGACGCAGGGCTGGCAGCCCGACCTCGCCGACATGGAGGCAAAGATCACCGACCGCACCAAGGCGCTGGTGGTGATCAACCCGAACAATCCGACGGGCGCGGTCTACACCAGCGAAGTGCTCACGCAGATCGTCGAATTGGCGCGCAAGCACGAGCTGCTGCTGCTCGCCGACGAGATCTACGACAAGATCCTCTACGGCGACGCCAAGCACATCAACTTGGCCTCGCTCGCGCCGGACATGTTGTGCCTGACGTTCAACGGCCTCTCCAAGGCCTACCGGGTGGCCGGGTACCGGGCCGGCTGGCTGGCGATCACCGGGCCCAAAGACCACGCCGGCAGCTTCATCGAGGGGATCAACCTGCTGGCCAACATGCGGCTGTGCCCCAATGTCCCGGCGCAGCACGCGATCCAGGTCGCGCTGGGCGGCTACCAGAGCATCGACGACCTGGTCCTGCCCGGCGGCCGGCTGCTCGAGCAGCGCGACATCGCCTGGACCAAGCTCAACGAGATTCCCGGGGTGTCCTGCGTCAAGCCGGACGGCGCGCTCTACGCCTTCCCGCGGCTGGACCCCGAGGTCTACGACATCGACGACGACGAGCAGCTCGTCCTCGATTTGCTGCTGCAGGAAAAGATTCTGGTCACCCAGGGCACCGGCTTCAATTGGCCCGCACCGGATCACCTGCGCATCGTGACCCTGCCCTGGGCCCGCGATCTGGCGGCCGCGATCGAGCGGCTGGGCAACTTCCTCGTCGGCTATCGCCAGTAA
- a CDS encoding sugar porter family MFS transporter has translation MATDDSTYREWWSEAGDDALPAANQWHPEAGSQNGTDPAKCTDAAHEKASQSAVGAGAETGNQLTSAVVVIALVSAISGLLYGYNTGVISWALLQLTEEFNIGAAWKQVVAASILFGAIIGALACSWLSDRFGRRGTLLMLSVVFIVGAVWCADAPDVVVLSLGRLVLGFAVGGATQTAPMYVAELSPSAYRGRLVLCFQIAIGVGILAANVVGVFDSVSWRGPTGIACVPAAIMLWLLLRLPESPRWLVKQDDRDAARAVLERVRPDGYDVGAELDEATELARMERKASTRGWSGLRDAWVRPALVLGCGIAVFTQLSGIEMIIYYAPTILTDDGVYRSVALLVSVMLGATYVIAQLVGLAIIDRVGRRRLTLIMVPGAAISLFALGLIFVTADSGHDVITYIMICLIAFMVFNAGGLQLMGWLTGSETYPLAVRPEGTAVHSATLWGTNLLITLTLLSLINAIGVGPSMWLYALFNVAAWIFVFFRMPDLTGKSLEEIEKNLAEGKFRPSDFAR, from the coding sequence GTGGCCACCGACGATTCGACATACCGCGAATGGTGGTCAGAGGCCGGCGATGACGCTCTGCCCGCGGCGAACCAGTGGCATCCCGAGGCGGGATCGCAAAACGGGACCGACCCGGCAAAGTGCACAGATGCGGCTCACGAGAAAGCGTCGCAGAGTGCCGTCGGCGCCGGCGCGGAGACGGGAAACCAACTGACGAGCGCCGTGGTCGTCATCGCGCTCGTCTCGGCGATCTCGGGCTTGCTCTACGGCTACAACACCGGTGTCATCTCCTGGGCCCTCTTGCAGCTCACCGAGGAGTTCAACATCGGCGCGGCCTGGAAGCAGGTGGTCGCCGCCAGCATCCTGTTCGGCGCCATCATCGGGGCTTTGGCGTGCAGCTGGCTTTCGGATCGGTTCGGCCGGCGCGGCACGCTGTTGATGCTGTCGGTGGTGTTCATCGTCGGTGCGGTGTGGTGCGCCGACGCGCCGGATGTCGTGGTGCTGTCGCTGGGAAGGCTGGTCCTGGGCTTCGCGGTCGGCGGGGCGACGCAGACGGCGCCGATGTATGTCGCCGAGCTCTCGCCGTCGGCCTACCGGGGGCGGTTGGTGCTGTGCTTCCAAATCGCCATCGGGGTGGGCATCCTCGCCGCTAACGTCGTCGGGGTCTTCGACTCGGTCTCCTGGCGGGGCCCGACCGGAATCGCGTGCGTACCCGCCGCGATCATGCTGTGGCTGTTGCTGCGGCTCCCGGAAAGTCCGCGCTGGCTGGTCAAGCAAGATGATCGAGACGCTGCACGAGCCGTGTTGGAGCGGGTCCGGCCCGACGGGTACGACGTGGGTGCCGAGCTGGACGAAGCGACCGAACTCGCGCGCATGGAACGCAAGGCCAGCACCCGCGGCTGGAGTGGGCTGCGCGACGCCTGGGTGCGCCCGGCCCTGGTTCTGGGTTGCGGCATCGCGGTGTTCACCCAGCTCAGCGGCATTGAGATGATCATCTACTACGCGCCGACCATCTTGACCGACGACGGCGTGTACCGGTCCGTGGCCCTGCTGGTGTCGGTGATGTTGGGTGCGACCTACGTGATCGCCCAACTGGTCGGGCTGGCCATTATCGACCGGGTCGGTCGGCGCCGGCTCACCCTCATCATGGTGCCGGGTGCGGCGATCAGCCTGTTCGCGCTCGGCCTGATCTTCGTCACCGCCGACAGCGGTCACGACGTGATCACCTACATCATGATCTGCCTGATCGCCTTCATGGTGTTCAATGCCGGCGGCCTGCAGCTGATGGGATGGCTGACCGGCTCGGAGACCTATCCGCTGGCGGTGCGACCGGAGGGCACCGCCGTGCATTCGGCGACGCTGTGGGGGACCAACCTACTCATCACGCTGACGCTGCTGTCGCTCATCAATGCGATCGGGGTCGGACCCTCGATGTGGCTCTACGCGTTGTTCAACGTGGCGGCGTGGATCTTCGTCTTCTTCCGCATGCCCGACCTCACCGGTAAAAGCCTGGAAGAAATCGAAAAGAACCTGGCCGAGGGGAAATTCCGGCCGTCTGACTTCGCACGCTGA
- the rfbA gene encoding glucose-1-phosphate thymidylyltransferase RfbA, producing MRGIILAGGSGTRLHPITTGISKQLLPVYDKPMVYYPLSTLMMAGIRDILVITTPHDAPGFQRLLGDGAQFGVNITYVTQDRPDGLAQAFVLGAEHIGNESVALVLGDNIFYGPGLGTSLSRFQTISGGAVFAYWVANPSAYGVVEFSDDGLALSLEEKPQTPKSNYAVPGLYFYDNDVIEIAKGLKKSARGEYEITEVNQIYLNRGRLSVEVMARGTAWLDTGTFDSLLDASDFVRTLERRQGLKVSVPEEVAWQQGWISDEQLAERAHSLLKSGYGSYLLNLLERSRFH from the coding sequence ATGCGCGGAATCATCTTGGCCGGCGGGTCGGGCACCCGCCTGCACCCGATCACCACGGGCATCAGCAAGCAGTTGCTGCCGGTCTACGACAAGCCGATGGTCTACTACCCGCTGTCCACCCTGATGATGGCCGGAATCCGCGACATCCTGGTGATCACCACCCCGCATGACGCGCCCGGATTCCAGCGACTGCTGGGCGACGGCGCGCAGTTCGGCGTCAACATCACCTACGTGACGCAGGACCGCCCCGACGGCCTGGCCCAGGCGTTCGTCCTGGGCGCCGAGCACATCGGCAACGAGTCGGTGGCTTTGGTGTTGGGGGACAACATCTTCTACGGGCCCGGGCTGGGCACCAGCTTGAGCCGCTTCCAAACCATAAGCGGGGGAGCGGTTTTCGCCTACTGGGTGGCCAACCCGTCGGCTTACGGTGTGGTCGAATTCAGCGACGACGGCCTGGCGCTGTCGCTGGAAGAAAAGCCCCAGACACCGAAATCCAATTACGCGGTGCCGGGTCTGTACTTCTACGACAACGACGTGATCGAAATCGCCAAGGGGCTCAAGAAATCGGCGCGCGGCGAGTACGAGATCACCGAGGTCAACCAGATCTACCTCAACCGCGGCCGGCTCTCGGTCGAGGTGATGGCCCGCGGAACGGCCTGGCTGGACACCGGCACGTTCGATTCGCTGCTGGACGCCAGTGACTTTGTGCGCACGCTGGAACGACGGCAAGGCCTCAAGGTCAGCGTGCCGGAGGAGGTGGCGTGGCAGCAGGGCTGGATCAGCGACGAGCAGCTGGCCGAGCGCGCGCACAGCCTGCTCAAGTCCGGGTATGGCTCCTATTTGCTGAATCTGTTGGAGCGGAGCCGGTTTCACTAG
- a CDS encoding Hsp70 family protein translates to MSQSLGLSIGVANLVAARAGSAPVTRSSVLTLFEHRPTEVGLPEENPNLTTPGLVLRGFVERVGDRAPLVAADGTKYLGAALTVEAIEAMARTVGYGTPISIAVPAYWSDEQFAALREEFFAQSDLARGGVAPMLVSDATAAVAALRGTPGFPADGVVALCDFGAGGTTVTALDAQAGFAPVGPAVRHTDFSGDAIDQLIVDHLLASDVSTAVLGGSARMGSQSRLLAASRRAKEQLTTAAVSTVAGASGEAAQLTRTELEQLISPPLDRFVTTLQETLRRNGVPNTNLRAVAIAGGGASIPLITARLSQRFGVPVRSAAQPASLAALGAAVLGAQYAAGGAETAAAAAVETPTEMVGTAGIGVTQAAWAAQATDVDDALAWSQDADSDEPVPYTGRDATGEYASEAREFEYPAQGGLPWYKRTALVLTVAGAGVAVLVAVALAIGLLMTKSTPAPPTSPTQPPPPQTVTITGPNDSTTVTVVPAPPPPSSEAPPATTTTTPPPEPSTTTTTPPPTTTTTTTAPPTTTSQATTTAAPTTTTRVRPTLPPIFQPPFGR, encoded by the coding sequence ATGAGCCAGTCGCTCGGGCTATCGATCGGGGTGGCCAACCTGGTGGCGGCCCGCGCCGGCAGCGCTCCGGTCACCCGCAGCTCGGTGCTGACCCTGTTCGAGCACCGCCCCACCGAAGTTGGCCTGCCGGAAGAGAACCCGAACCTGACCACACCCGGCCTGGTACTGCGCGGGTTCGTCGAGCGCGTCGGCGACCGGGCTCCGCTGGTGGCGGCCGACGGCACCAAGTACCTCGGCGCGGCGCTGACGGTCGAGGCGATCGAGGCGATGGCCCGCACGGTCGGCTACGGGACACCGATCAGCATCGCGGTCCCCGCCTACTGGTCCGACGAGCAGTTCGCGGCGCTGCGCGAGGAGTTCTTCGCCCAGTCGGACCTCGCGCGTGGCGGGGTCGCGCCGATGCTGGTCTCCGACGCCACGGCCGCGGTTGCGGCGCTGCGCGGCACGCCGGGTTTCCCGGCGGACGGCGTCGTCGCGCTGTGCGACTTCGGCGCGGGCGGCACCACCGTCACGGCGCTGGACGCCCAGGCCGGCTTCGCGCCCGTCGGCCCGGCCGTGCGGCACACCGATTTCTCCGGCGACGCGATCGATCAGCTCATCGTCGATCACCTGCTGGCCTCCGACGTCAGCACCGCCGTCCTGGGCGGCAGCGCGCGGATGGGCTCGCAGTCCCGCCTGCTCGCCGCATCCCGCCGCGCCAAGGAGCAACTGACGACGGCCGCAGTGAGCACCGTCGCGGGGGCGTCCGGGGAAGCCGCTCAACTGACCCGGACCGAGCTCGAGCAACTGATCTCCCCGCCGCTGGACCGGTTTGTCACAACTCTCCAAGAAACGTTGCGGCGCAACGGAGTTCCGAACACCAACCTGCGCGCCGTGGCGATCGCCGGGGGCGGCGCGAGCATCCCGCTGATCACCGCGCGATTGTCGCAGCGCTTCGGGGTCCCGGTCCGCAGCGCGGCGCAGCCGGCGTCGCTGGCCGCGCTCGGCGCGGCGGTGCTCGGTGCGCAGTACGCAGCGGGGGGCGCTGAAACCGCCGCGGCCGCCGCCGTGGAGACACCGACCGAAATGGTGGGCACCGCGGGGATCGGGGTGACCCAGGCCGCGTGGGCGGCCCAGGCCACCGACGTGGACGACGCCCTGGCGTGGTCGCAAGACGCCGATTCCGACGAACCGGTGCCCTACACCGGCCGCGATGCCACCGGCGAATACGCCAGCGAGGCACGGGAATTCGAGTACCCGGCGCAGGGCGGGCTGCCCTGGTACAAGCGCACGGCCCTGGTGTTGACCGTGGCCGGGGCGGGGGTGGCGGTGCTGGTGGCCGTGGCACTGGCGATCGGCCTGTTGATGACGAAGTCCACCCCGGCCCCTCCGACGTCGCCGACCCAACCGCCACCGCCGCAGACGGTGACCATCACCGGCCCCAACGACAGCACCACCGTCACCGTGGTTCCGGCTCCACCACCCCCGTCCAGCGAGGCGCCGCCCGCCACGACCACCACGACACCGCCGCCGGAGCCGTCGACCACGACAACGACGCCCCCGCCGACCACCACGACGACCACCACCGCGCCGCCCACCACGACGTCACAGGCGACCACCACCGCGGCACCGACAACCACGACGCGGGTACGACCGACCTTGCCGCCGATCTTCCAGCCCCCATTCGGGCGCTGA
- a CDS encoding heterodisulfide reductase-related iron-sulfur binding cluster → MTTQMLIRLVVGMGMTLVVAALAARRVLWLFKLITSGKPSPGHTDEPGKRIWAELSEVFGQRKLLKWSIPGLAHFFTMWGFFILLTVYIEAYGLLFQDNFHIPFIGRWDALGFLQDFFATAVFLGIVTFAIIRLMRSPKEIGRSSRFYGSHTGGAWLVLFMIFNVVFTYVFVRGAAVNNGTLPYGNGAFLSQLFGVILRPLGQPANEIIETTALLLHIAVMLAFLIIVLHSKHMHIFTAPINVIFKRLPDGLGPLLPLEHDGKPIDFENPPDDATFGRGKVEDFSWKAMLDFATCTECGRCQSQCPAWNTGKPLSPKLVIMDLRDHWMAKAPYILGDKESPLESTPAGGLGEELSGEEHAEAHHVPESGFGRVMGSGPEQATRPLVGTEEQGGVIDPDVLWSCVSCGACVEQCPVDIEHVDHIIDMRRYQVMMESEFPSELSVLFKNLETKGNPWGQNASDRTNWIDEVDFDVPVYGEDVDSFDGYEYLFWVGCAGAYDDKAKKTTKAVAELLAIAGVKYLVLGTGESCNGDSARRSGNEFLFQQLAAQAVETLDGLFEGTETVDRKIVVTCPHCFNTLGKEYRQLGANYSVLHHTQLLNRLTRDNKLVPVTPVSQDITYHDPCYLGRHNKVYEAPRELIGTSGANLTEMPRHAERSFCCGAGGARMWMEEHIGKRINHERVDEALATGATTIATACPFCRVMVTDGVNDRQEEAGRSGVEVLDVAQILLASLEYDKATLPEKGTAAKEAEKRAAEAPKAATATATAPAEEAEEAPAEAAPKSEAAAAPAAPVKGLGIAGGAKRPGAKKAAPAAEGKAEAAAPVKGLGIAGGAKRPGAKKAAPAAEGKAEAAAPEAETETKAPAAPVKGLGMAAGAKRPGAKKAAPKAEAPTAEAPKAEAEAEPKAKDEPTAPAAPVKGLGIAAGAKRPGAKKAAPKAEVPKAEAEPAEQAQAEAEPAPKAEPAKQSDGADAPPQPPVKGLGIARGARPPGKR, encoded by the coding sequence GTGACAACGCAGATGCTCATCAGGCTGGTCGTGGGCATGGGCATGACGCTGGTCGTGGCCGCGCTCGCCGCACGACGGGTCCTGTGGCTGTTCAAGCTGATCACGTCCGGCAAGCCGTCCCCGGGGCACACCGACGAACCCGGCAAACGAATCTGGGCCGAGCTCTCCGAGGTCTTCGGGCAGCGCAAGCTGTTGAAGTGGTCGATCCCCGGCCTGGCGCACTTCTTCACCATGTGGGGCTTCTTCATCCTGCTCACGGTGTATATCGAGGCCTACGGTCTGCTCTTCCAGGACAACTTCCACATCCCGTTCATCGGGCGGTGGGACGCGCTGGGGTTCCTGCAGGACTTCTTCGCGACCGCCGTCTTCCTGGGCATCGTCACCTTCGCCATCATCCGGTTGATGCGCAGCCCGAAGGAGATCGGGCGGTCATCCCGGTTCTACGGCTCCCACACCGGCGGTGCCTGGCTGGTGCTGTTCATGATCTTCAACGTCGTCTTCACCTACGTGTTCGTGCGCGGAGCCGCGGTCAACAACGGCACGCTGCCTTACGGCAACGGCGCCTTCCTGTCGCAACTGTTCGGCGTCATTCTGCGTCCGCTGGGCCAGCCCGCCAACGAGATCATCGAAACGACGGCCCTGCTGCTGCACATCGCAGTCATGCTGGCGTTCCTGATCATCGTGCTGCACTCCAAGCACATGCACATCTTCACGGCGCCGATCAACGTCATCTTCAAGCGGCTGCCCGACGGGCTGGGCCCGCTGCTGCCGCTCGAGCACGACGGCAAGCCGATCGACTTCGAAAACCCGCCCGACGACGCGACATTCGGGCGCGGCAAGGTCGAGGACTTCAGCTGGAAGGCCATGCTGGACTTCGCCACCTGTACCGAGTGTGGCCGCTGCCAGTCGCAGTGTCCGGCGTGGAACACCGGCAAGCCGCTGTCGCCCAAGCTCGTCATCATGGATTTGCGCGATCACTGGATGGCCAAGGCGCCCTACATCCTGGGTGACAAGGAGAGCCCCCTCGAGAGCACGCCGGCGGGCGGGCTCGGCGAGGAGCTGTCCGGCGAAGAACACGCCGAGGCCCACCACGTTCCCGAGTCCGGGTTCGGCCGCGTCATGGGGTCCGGTCCGGAGCAGGCGACCCGGCCGCTCGTCGGCACCGAGGAACAGGGCGGCGTCATCGACCCCGACGTGTTGTGGTCCTGCGTGTCCTGCGGCGCCTGCGTCGAGCAGTGCCCGGTGGACATCGAGCACGTCGACCACATCATCGACATGCGCCGCTACCAGGTGATGATGGAGTCCGAGTTCCCCTCGGAACTGTCGGTGCTGTTCAAAAACCTGGAGACCAAGGGCAACCCGTGGGGTCAGAACGCGTCGGACCGCACCAACTGGATCGACGAGGTCGACTTCGACGTGCCGGTCTACGGCGAGGACGTCGACAGCTTCGACGGCTACGAGTACCTGTTCTGGGTCGGTTGCGCCGGCGCCTACGACGACAAGGCCAAGAAGACCACCAAGGCCGTCGCCGAGTTGCTGGCCATCGCCGGGGTGAAGTACCTGGTGCTGGGCACCGGCGAGTCCTGCAACGGCGACTCCGCGCGCCGCTCGGGCAACGAGTTCCTGTTCCAGCAGCTGGCCGCCCAGGCCGTCGAGACCCTGGACGGCCTGTTCGAGGGCACCGAGACCGTCGACCGCAAGATCGTGGTGACCTGCCCGCACTGCTTCAACACCCTCGGCAAGGAATACCGGCAGCTGGGCGCCAACTACAGCGTGTTGCACCACACCCAGTTGCTGAACCGGCTGACCCGGGACAACAAGCTGGTGCCGGTGACGCCGGTGTCCCAGGACATCACCTACCACGATCCCTGCTACCTGGGCCGGCACAACAAGGTCTATGAGGCGCCGCGTGAGCTGATCGGGACCTCCGGGGCGAACCTGACCGAGATGCCGCGGCACGCCGAGCGCAGCTTCTGCTGCGGCGCCGGTGGCGCGCGGATGTGGATGGAAGAGCACATCGGCAAGCGGATCAACCACGAACGCGTCGACGAGGCGCTGGCCACCGGGGCCACCACCATCGCCACCGCGTGCCCGTTCTGCCGCGTGATGGTCACCGACGGCGTCAACGACCGGCAGGAGGAGGCCGGGCGCTCCGGCGTCGAGGTGCTCGACGTCGCCCAGATCCTGCTCGCCTCCCTCGAGTACGACAAGGCGACGCTGCCCGAAAAGGGCACGGCCGCCAAGGAAGCCGAAAAGCGGGCGGCTGAGGCGCCCAAGGCCGCGACGGCCACGGCAACGGCTCCCGCCGAGGAGGCCGAGGAGGCACCCGCCGAGGCGGCCCCGAAGTCTGAGGCCGCAGCCGCACCCGCCGCCCCGGTCAAGGGCCTGGGCATCGCCGGGGGCGCCAAGCGGCCCGGGGCGAAGAAGGCGGCACCGGCCGCGGAGGGCAAGGCCGAGGCGGCAGCGCCGGTCAAGGGCCTGGGCATCGCCGGCGGCGCCAAGCGGCCCGGCGCCAAGAAGGCGGCACCGGCCGCGGAGGGCAAGGCCGAAGCGGCCGCGCCGGAGGCCGAGACCGAAACCAAGGCGCCCGCCGCGCCCGTGAAGGGTCTGGGCATGGCCGCGGGCGCCAAGCGACCCGGCGCCAAGAAGGCGGCGCCGAAAGCCGAGGCCCCCACGGCGGAAGCGCCCAAGGCGGAAGCGGAAGCGGAACCGAAAGCCAAGGACGAGCCCACGGCGCCCGCCGCGCCCGTGAAGGGCCTGGGCATCGCCGCGGGCGCCAAACGACCCGGCGCCAAGAAGGCGGCACCGAAAGCCGAGGTCCCTAAGGCCGAGGCTGAGCCCGCCGAACAGGCCCAGGCCGAGGCCGAGCCGGCACCGAAAGCGGAGCCGGCAAAGCAGTCCGACGGCGCCGACGCGCCGCCGCAGCCGCCGGTCAAAGGCCTGGGCATCGCCCGCGGGGCGCGTCCCCCGGGCAAGCGCTGA